One part of the Prosthecobacter vanneervenii genome encodes these proteins:
- a CDS encoding very short patch repair endonuclease: MPDVFTPAKRSEVMSRIRSTGNAATELRLVALMRAAGITGWRRHVQLSLGTTAMSVPPSSSASPAAPGKAKAGGKVKASAPTPATRPLRVRPDFIFRTQRVAVFVDGCFWHGCPRHATRPRQNRKFWDEKIARNRQRDLLVTRRLRQRGWTVLRLWECALTRQRQPRTLARLRRALEK, encoded by the coding sequence ATGCCCGATGTCTTCACCCCGGCCAAGCGCAGCGAAGTGATGAGCCGCATCCGCTCCACCGGCAATGCGGCCACCGAGCTGCGGCTCGTGGCGCTCATGCGGGCGGCAGGCATCACCGGCTGGCGGCGTCACGTGCAGCTCTCCCTCGGCACCACCGCCATGTCAGTGCCCCCATCTTCCTCGGCCTCCCCCGCAGCCCCAGGCAAAGCCAAAGCCGGGGGCAAAGTCAAAGCCAGTGCCCCCACGCCCGCCACACGGCCCCTGCGCGTGCGGCCCGACTTCATCTTCCGCACCCAGCGCGTGGCCGTCTTTGTCGATGGCTGCTTCTGGCACGGCTGCCCCCGCCACGCCACCCGCCCCCGGCAAAACCGCAAATTCTGGGACGAAAAGATCGCTCGCAACCGCCAGCGCGACCTCCTCGTCACCCGCCGCCTGCGCCAGCGCGGCTGGACGGTGCTGCGCCTCTGGGAATGCGCCCTCACCCGCCAGCGCCAGCCGCGCACCCTGGCCAGACTGCGCCGGGCGCTGGAAAAGTAG
- a CDS encoding outer membrane protein assembly factor BamB family protein encodes MNLKLTDFLFTAFNGIVAAVHRGTGEILWKWQAPWGNGFVSLLPDGDRLIVSVSGYLYALDAWSGAQIWMNEMKGCGIGVASLASMSASTSHPHLAVAAAAAQESAAPGTFPGMMPGGMG; translated from the coding sequence ATGAACCTAAAGCTCACCGATTTCCTCTTCACCGCCTTCAACGGCATCGTCGCCGCTGTGCACCGGGGCACCGGCGAGATCCTCTGGAAATGGCAGGCCCCCTGGGGCAACGGCTTTGTCAGCCTCCTGCCAGACGGCGACCGCCTCATCGTCAGCGTCAGCGGCTACCTCTATGCGCTCGATGCCTGGTCAGGAGCTCAGATCTGGATGAACGAAATGAAAGGCTGCGGCATAGGCGTGGCCAGCCTCGCCTCCATGAGCGCCAGCACCAGCCACCCCCACCTCGCTGTTGCCGCTGCCGCCGCCCAGGAATCCGCTGCCCCCGGCACCTTCCCAGGCATGATGCCCGGCGGCATGGGCTGA
- a CDS encoding GDSL-type esterase/lipase family protein, which translates to MNSSPLAGLLALALCVCAPHAPAQAPEPAAPAPSNPPQPKTFEFKDGDRLVLLGNTVLEREHDYGSFEPRLDLALGETKVTVRNLAWSGDTVFGHARSYFGPPEEGLQRLSVHLEMLKPTVVLLCYGSELAFERLGGLPEFLTGYRSLIELIHAKAPGARIIIATPPPLETLPPPLPDLSGENKNLSSLRDALRTFALSQNAFFIDWFELMGGLPKPGVIRQPLTENGVHYTRAGYEKLSAKLVEGLGLKTPTAPTPALESLRRAVIAKDTLFFNRWRPQNETYLFGFRKHEQGQNAKEIPMFDPLIAQGDETIQKLKEEALQQARRP; encoded by the coding sequence ATGAATTCCTCCCCCCTGGCCGGCCTCCTCGCACTCGCGCTTTGCGTCTGCGCCCCCCACGCCCCTGCCCAGGCTCCCGAGCCTGCCGCCCCCGCTCCCTCCAATCCGCCCCAGCCCAAGACCTTTGAATTCAAAGACGGCGACCGCCTCGTCCTCCTCGGCAACACCGTCCTCGAGCGCGAGCACGACTACGGCTCCTTCGAGCCCCGCCTCGACCTCGCCCTCGGCGAAACCAAAGTCACCGTGCGCAACCTCGCCTGGAGCGGCGACACCGTCTTCGGCCATGCCCGCTCCTACTTCGGCCCGCCTGAGGAGGGCCTGCAGCGCCTCTCCGTGCACCTGGAGATGCTCAAGCCCACCGTCGTCCTCCTCTGCTACGGCAGCGAGCTCGCCTTCGAGCGCCTCGGCGGCCTCCCCGAATTCCTCACCGGCTACCGCAGCCTCATCGAGCTCATCCACGCCAAGGCCCCCGGCGCCCGCATCATCATCGCCACCCCGCCACCCCTTGAGACCCTCCCGCCCCCGCTGCCCGACCTCAGCGGCGAAAACAAAAACCTCTCCAGCCTGCGCGATGCCCTGCGCACCTTTGCCCTCAGCCAAAATGCCTTCTTCATCGACTGGTTTGAGCTCATGGGCGGCCTGCCCAAGCCCGGCGTCATCCGCCAGCCCCTGACCGAAAACGGCGTGCACTACACCCGTGCCGGATATGAAAAGCTCAGCGCCAAGCTCGTCGAAGGCCTCGGCCTCAAGACCCCCACCGCCCCCACCCCCGCGCTCGAGAGCCTGCGCCGCGCCGTCATCGCCAAAGACACCCTCTTCTTCAACCGCTGGCGTCCGCAGAACGAGACGTACCTCTTCGGCTTCCGCAAACACGAGCAGGGCCAGAACGCCAAGGAAATCCCCATGTTCGACCCCCTCATCGCCCAGGGCGACGAAACCATCCAGAAGCTCAAGGAAGAAGCCCTGCAGCAGGCCCGCAGGCCGTGA